A window of the Xanthocytophaga agilis genome harbors these coding sequences:
- a CDS encoding GAF domain-containing protein has translation MNIRDLSIRKKLIGGFSLLTIMFVVNAVISLWTLNKSASIIQHNIEVADPSTLALRDLRNVIISSKGYITNWIYQQSNQEDKDALKQLQATAYPKVKESINSLKKHWPKAQQNLVDSVLAQYDTVEIKEKQIMTDLADFEDYEKDGGIVKFNATTILETEVLPISQKALEMLNRVIVDKGKEAVLSDEDLLGNFSSVRQVVMISALIVILFAIIATIVLSRDIVLPINYVRGIIQKLSLGELPEKQNRKFNRDEVGEMADAVEKLANGLRETSLFAENIGKGNYKVEHQPLSDKDVLGNSLINMRDNLKRVAEEDKRRNWATEGLAKFGDVLRKNTSDLDELCDQIISGLVKYTNANQGGLYIINDEIQGVEPYLELKACYAWDKKKYLEQKIYPGEGLAGQVWQEGEYVYMTEVPTNYITITSGLGEANPRSILIVPLKVNDQVYGVLEIASFNDFADFEIEFIEKMAESIASTLSSTKVNIRTQKLLQESTILTEQMRSQEEEMRQNMEELMATQEEMERKQHESAQREEELLAEVESLKSEIQRR, from the coding sequence ATGAATATTAGAGATTTGTCTATTCGGAAAAAGTTAATTGGAGGGTTCTCACTGCTTACAATTATGTTTGTTGTCAATGCAGTGATCAGTCTTTGGACACTAAACAAAAGCGCTTCTATTATTCAACATAATATTGAAGTAGCTGATCCTTCAACGTTGGCGTTAAGAGATTTGCGGAATGTTATTATCAGTTCCAAAGGATATATCACTAACTGGATCTATCAGCAAAGTAACCAGGAAGATAAAGATGCACTGAAACAGTTGCAGGCAACAGCCTATCCGAAAGTAAAAGAAAGTATTAACTCTCTGAAAAAGCATTGGCCTAAAGCTCAGCAGAATTTGGTTGATAGTGTATTAGCTCAATACGATACTGTAGAGATAAAAGAAAAGCAAATCATGACAGATTTGGCTGATTTCGAAGATTACGAGAAAGATGGCGGTATTGTTAAGTTTAATGCAACCACAATTCTTGAAACAGAGGTATTACCAATCTCTCAGAAAGCGCTTGAGATGTTGAACCGGGTTATTGTTGATAAGGGGAAAGAGGCTGTATTGTCAGATGAAGATTTATTAGGAAACTTCTCTTCTGTAAGACAGGTTGTGATGATTTCAGCTCTTATCGTTATCCTTTTTGCTATAATTGCAACAATTGTATTAAGCCGTGATATAGTACTTCCTATTAATTATGTACGAGGTATTATTCAAAAACTTAGTCTGGGTGAACTTCCTGAGAAACAAAATCGCAAATTTAACCGGGATGAAGTGGGCGAAATGGCTGATGCGGTAGAAAAACTGGCAAATGGTTTGAGAGAAACGTCATTGTTTGCTGAAAATATCGGGAAAGGCAATTATAAAGTAGAGCACCAGCCATTGAGTGATAAAGACGTATTGGGTAACTCTTTGATTAATATGAGAGATAACCTGAAACGTGTAGCCGAAGAAGATAAACGTCGTAACTGGGCTACAGAAGGCTTGGCGAAGTTTGGAGATGTATTACGCAAAAACACATCAGATCTGGATGAATTGTGTGATCAGATTATTTCTGGCCTGGTAAAATATACTAATGCAAATCAGGGTGGTCTTTATATTATTAACGACGAAATACAGGGTGTTGAGCCTTATCTGGAATTAAAAGCATGTTATGCATGGGATAAAAAGAAATATCTTGAACAAAAGATTTATCCAGGTGAAGGTTTAGCAGGACAGGTTTGGCAGGAAGGTGAGTATGTATATATGACAGAAGTACCTACCAATTATATCACAATTACTTCTGGTCTTGGAGAAGCAAATCCTCGTAGTATTCTGATTGTACCTTTGAAAGTAAACGATCAGGTATATGGAGTATTGGAGATTGCGTCATTCAATGATTTTGCAGACTTCGAAATTGAATTTATTGAGAAGATGGCAGAAAGCATTGCTTCTACACTTTCTTCTACTAAAGTAAATATTCGCACACAAAAGCTCCTTCAGGAATCAACTATTCTTACAGAGCAAATGCGTAGTCAGGAAGAAGAGATGCGTCAGAACATGGAAGAACTAATGGCTACTCAGGAAGAGATGGAGCGTAAACAACACGAATCTGCTCAACGTGAAGAAGAATTACTGGCAGAAGTTGAGTCGCTTAAATCTGAAATACAGAGAAGATAA
- a CDS encoding c-type heme family protein — MKYICGIFVGFCVGLVACNTGTKLDNKKIAEEMKSRKVMHITPIQLTENTFREGKKTANWLDKRLLNQLERFPDKEDLVKWGSVCNLRLLGVDSLKKQYGITIQRLALRNSPERLAVSKTALQVWDAYRYNAEKKLPMDANVQQEDAIYMLYSQPVILASTTCLQCHGTVGKELNRKDFEALKASYPSMDSLTNYTLNEPIGIWNVLFPKNRLAQPMDIK; from the coding sequence ATGAAGTATATCTGTGGAATCTTTGTGGGTTTTTGTGTTGGTTTGGTAGCTTGTAATACCGGGACCAAACTGGATAATAAAAAAATTGCGGAAGAGATGAAAAGCCGGAAGGTAATGCACATCACACCTATTCAGCTGACAGAAAATACTTTTCGGGAAGGTAAAAAGACAGCAAATTGGTTAGATAAGCGATTGCTAAACCAATTAGAAAGATTTCCTGACAAAGAAGATCTTGTTAAATGGGGTTCTGTCTGCAATCTTCGGTTGCTAGGAGTAGATTCGTTGAAAAAACAGTATGGTATAACTATTCAACGGTTAGCACTACGAAATAGCCCGGAAAGACTGGCTGTAAGCAAAACTGCTTTGCAAGTGTGGGATGCCTATCGTTATAATGCAGAGAAAAAACTACCAATGGATGCGAATGTGCAACAAGAAGATGCGATATATATGTTATATTCTCAACCTGTAATATTGGCTTCTACAACCTGCCTTCAATGTCATGGTACGGTTGGGAAAGAACTAAATAGAAAAGACTTTGAAGCATTAAAAGCTTCTTATCCCTCTATGGATAGCTTGACAAACTATACATTGAATGAACCTATTGGAATATGGAATGTTTTATTCCCTAAAAACAGGCTGGCACAGCCAATGGATATAAAATAA
- a CDS encoding OmpH family outer membrane protein, with protein sequence MKNLSLALNIVLLVAVAVLYFLHFKKSDTSGQGAKLVDLKKDTLSSAAAAEIAYVNTDTLMAKYEYYKTTLDNLKSRREKMEQEVNGRARSLQNEVAAYQRKGNSMSVEQLQAAEQNLRMKDAELRQYSEKLANDLAKEEQQKTDELLERISEYLKKYTKGKPYKYVFAYTKGASAILYAQNNLDITQEVLDGLNTEYKATQK encoded by the coding sequence ATGAAAAATTTATCACTTGCATTAAACATTGTTTTGTTGGTTGCGGTTGCGGTCTTATACTTTTTACACTTTAAAAAATCAGATACTTCCGGGCAAGGAGCTAAATTGGTAGATTTAAAGAAAGATACGCTGTCTTCTGCCGCTGCGGCTGAAATTGCGTATGTAAACACAGATACTCTTATGGCCAAATATGAGTACTATAAAACTACATTGGATAATCTGAAAAGCCGTAGAGAGAAAATGGAGCAGGAAGTAAATGGAAGAGCTCGTTCATTGCAAAATGAAGTAGCAGCTTACCAGAGAAAAGGTAATTCTATGAGTGTAGAGCAACTACAGGCTGCTGAGCAAAACCTTCGCATGAAAGATGCTGAATTAAGACAGTATAGCGAAAAGCTAGCTAACGATCTGGCCAAAGAAGAGCAACAGAAAACAGATGAGTTGCTGGAAAGAATCTCTGAGTATCTGAAAAAATACACTAAAGGAAAGCCTTATAAGTATGTATTTGCCTATACTAAAGGGGCAAGTGCTATTTTATATGCACAGAACAATCTTGATATTACACAGGAAGTATTGGATGGCTTAAATACGGAATACAAGGCAACACAAAAGTAA
- a CDS encoding DUF3536 domain-containing protein: MNHKQKYICIHGHFYQPPRENPWLEAIETQDSAFPFHDWNERITYECYAANTASRILGQDQDIVDIINNYSRISFNFGPTLLSWLEQQDPEAYQAILQADKESLDNFSGHGSALAQVYNHIIMPLANDEDKRTQVIWGIRDFEYRFQRKPEGIWLAETAVDTKTLEILAENNIRFTILAPRQAKSVRVIGTEHWTDVSGDRINPRIPYLCRLPSGRSIVLFFYDGLVSQDVAFKGLLKNGKHFADRLVQAFPEHDQESAQMVHIATDGESYGHHHRHGDMALAYCMTHIETHNLARVTNYGEFLDKFPPTQEVQIFENSSWSCVHGVERWRNNCGCNSGGNPQWNQEWRAPLRQALDWLRDELIPLYTKAMATFVKDPWDIRNKYIDVILNRSQESLHKFLTTHLSPNTSQADKIVFVKLLEMQRQAMLMYTSCGWFFDEVSGIETIQILQYASRAIQLAEEIQPKNTPSLLEQKFLEKLLLVPSNVSELGNAAVIYERKVKPARLTMTRVCAQQAIISLFEEEPDHQTANSYIFESEVYDRLEAGLQKLALGITKVISTLTMEESVVSFAVLYLGQQTIIAHARENMPSEEFMEMHRVVRELFSLGHIGEVIHSMDQFFGTELFSLPYLSKDDQHRVLKKITQNTLESIENSFRQIYEHNYHMMNLMNTTDSSLPGVFKTTVEVVVQANLRDLFESERPNMDEMRRLAKEVKRWHIKPNPDTVGFTAVKRLNLLMKELESTPSLDQVKYLAEWMRELKQFPMTLDLWISQNIYFFVGNRYYGEMRDLARKGDSSAQRWLKYFTELGELLDVKIV, encoded by the coding sequence ATGAATCACAAACAAAAATACATTTGCATACATGGCCATTTTTATCAGCCACCCCGTGAAAATCCCTGGCTGGAAGCAATAGAAACTCAAGATTCCGCATTTCCCTTCCATGATTGGAATGAACGCATTACATATGAGTGCTATGCCGCTAATACAGCCTCCCGTATACTTGGACAAGATCAGGATATTGTAGATATTATTAATAATTACTCACGTATTAGTTTCAACTTTGGCCCTACCCTACTTTCTTGGCTGGAGCAACAAGATCCAGAGGCCTACCAGGCTATTCTCCAGGCAGACAAAGAAAGTTTAGATAATTTCTCAGGACATGGCTCAGCCCTGGCACAGGTATACAATCATATAATAATGCCTCTAGCCAATGACGAAGATAAACGCACACAGGTAATCTGGGGTATACGTGATTTCGAGTATCGGTTTCAGCGAAAGCCTGAGGGCATATGGCTTGCAGAAACGGCAGTTGATACAAAAACACTAGAAATTCTTGCTGAAAATAATATCAGATTTACCATACTGGCACCTCGCCAGGCCAAATCTGTACGAGTTATAGGTACTGAACACTGGACTGATGTATCGGGAGATCGAATTAATCCTCGTATTCCTTACTTATGTCGCCTTCCTTCTGGAAGATCTATTGTGCTATTCTTTTATGATGGATTGGTATCCCAGGATGTAGCCTTCAAAGGTTTGCTTAAAAACGGCAAACATTTTGCAGATCGTTTGGTACAGGCATTTCCTGAACATGATCAGGAATCAGCTCAGATGGTACATATTGCAACGGACGGTGAAAGCTATGGACATCATCACCGCCATGGAGACATGGCACTAGCCTACTGCATGACTCATATTGAAACCCACAATCTAGCCAGAGTTACTAACTACGGCGAATTTTTGGATAAATTCCCTCCTACACAGGAAGTTCAGATCTTTGAGAACAGTTCATGGAGTTGTGTGCACGGAGTAGAACGGTGGCGAAACAATTGTGGATGTAATTCCGGAGGTAATCCTCAATGGAATCAGGAGTGGAGAGCGCCACTACGACAAGCACTTGATTGGTTACGCGATGAATTAATTCCTTTGTATACCAAAGCAATGGCAACCTTCGTCAAAGATCCCTGGGATATCCGGAACAAATATATTGATGTAATTCTCAATCGGTCACAGGAGTCACTACACAAGTTTCTCACAACACATCTGAGCCCAAACACTAGTCAGGCAGATAAAATAGTATTTGTAAAGCTACTTGAAATGCAGCGTCAGGCAATGCTGATGTATACCAGTTGTGGGTGGTTCTTTGATGAAGTATCCGGAATTGAGACTATACAAATTTTACAATATGCCAGTAGAGCCATCCAGTTGGCAGAAGAAATACAGCCTAAAAATACACCTTCCTTATTGGAGCAAAAATTTCTGGAAAAACTCTTATTAGTTCCGAGTAATGTGTCTGAACTTGGAAATGCAGCAGTTATCTATGAACGAAAAGTAAAACCTGCACGACTGACAATGACCCGGGTTTGTGCACAGCAAGCTATCATTTCCCTTTTTGAAGAGGAGCCAGATCATCAAACTGCTAACAGTTATATTTTTGAAAGTGAAGTATACGATCGGCTGGAAGCTGGACTTCAGAAGCTAGCACTTGGAATAACAAAAGTAATCTCTACACTGACAATGGAAGAAAGTGTAGTGAGCTTTGCCGTATTATATCTGGGCCAGCAAACAATTATTGCCCATGCACGGGAAAATATGCCCTCTGAAGAATTTATGGAAATGCATAGGGTCGTTCGGGAGCTTTTTTCTCTTGGACACATAGGAGAAGTCATTCATTCCATGGATCAGTTTTTCGGTACGGAGCTATTTTCTCTTCCTTATCTCTCAAAAGATGACCAACACAGAGTATTAAAAAAGATTACTCAAAACACACTGGAATCTATCGAAAACTCATTCAGACAAATCTATGAGCATAATTATCATATGATGAATCTGATGAATACGACAGATTCGTCCCTACCAGGCGTATTTAAAACAACTGTTGAGGTAGTAGTACAAGCCAATCTGCGGGATTTGTTTGAATCTGAGCGCCCCAATATGGATGAGATGAGAAGGCTAGCTAAGGAAGTAAAACGGTGGCATATCAAACCTAATCCGGATACAGTTGGTTTTACGGCCGTAAAACGATTAAATCTCCTTATGAAAGAGCTGGAGTCTACTCCTAGTCTGGATCAGGTAAAATACCTGGCGGAGTGGATGCGTGAGCTAAAACAATTTCCAATGACATTAGACCTATGGATATCACAAAATATCTATTTCTTTGTCGGCAACCGTTATTATGGAGAAATGCGGGATCTGGCAAGGAAAGGAGATTCTTCAGCTCAACGATGGCTAAAGTACTTCACAGAACTGGGAGAGCTTCTGGATGTTAAAATTGTTTGA
- a CDS encoding LapA family protein: MEIPHIFDEFFNETSVWFLIFMLVSFLIGYVTAWWIYRLSMRTMRKQLRRLKEEIIEGRLLESKSSEETQNQHPSAH; encoded by the coding sequence ATGGAGATTCCACATATTTTTGATGAGTTTTTTAATGAAACCAGTGTCTGGTTTTTGATTTTTATGCTCGTCTCCTTTCTGATAGGCTATGTGACTGCATGGTGGATCTATCGTCTAAGCATGCGGACTATGCGTAAACAATTGAGACGGCTGAAAGAAGAAATAATCGAAGGTCGATTACTGGAAAGTAAAAGCTCAGAAGAAACACAAAACCAACATCCTTCAGCACACTAA
- the glgB gene encoding 1,4-alpha-glucan branching protein GlgB — protein sequence MSLENSSDAYTSTEIYTISGVSLFTDFDISLFRSGKHFKLYEKLGAHIITHNGVQGTYFAVWAPNAERVSLVGTFNFWNRTTHPLYPRWDGSGIWEGFVPNIGQGELYKYFIRSHNQGYEVEKGDPFGLLWETPPNTASIIWDINYQWNDTEWLQQRRAKAGQVQPYSVYEVHLGSWKRSPEEGNRSLSYRELADELPAYVKELGFTHVEFLPVMEHPFYGSWGYQITGYFAPSSRYGTPQDFMHLIESFHQAGIGVILDWVPSHFPEDQHGLAYFDGTNLYEHADPRKGWHPDWKSLIFNYGRNEVRAFLISNAIFWLDKYHADGLRVDAVASMLYLDYSRNHGEWIPNQYGGRENLEAISLIQEFNTTVYQEYPDVHTIAEESTAYAGVSRPVYTGGLGFGMKWMMGWMHDTLKYMSTDPLYRRYHQGQITFSIIYAFHENFMLPLSHDEVVHGKNPLIYKMPGDEWQKFANLRLLYGYMFAHPGMKLLFMGDEFAQTREWNHDRSLDWHLTQYDFHKGVMNELKQLNHLFKTEKALYELSFDTNGFEWLDYGDADNSVISFLRKDSSGKEKIAVICNFTPQTHKSYRIGVPEKGTWVEIFNSDAREYAGSDSLNRHSATTELIMHHGKPFSITITLPPLGVVFLKEQ from the coding sequence ATGTCATTGGAAAATTCATCTGACGCCTACACTTCTACTGAAATTTATACTATTTCAGGTGTAAGCTTATTTACAGACTTTGATATTAGTCTATTCCGCTCTGGTAAACATTTTAAGCTCTATGAAAAATTAGGAGCACATATAATCACTCATAATGGTGTTCAAGGAACTTACTTCGCCGTATGGGCACCGAATGCTGAACGTGTTTCTCTGGTAGGTACATTTAATTTCTGGAACAGAACCACTCACCCACTATATCCCCGCTGGGATGGTTCGGGTATCTGGGAAGGCTTTGTCCCTAATATAGGCCAGGGAGAGTTATACAAATATTTTATTCGCTCACATAACCAAGGATATGAAGTAGAGAAAGGAGATCCATTTGGATTGTTATGGGAGACGCCTCCCAATACAGCTTCTATTATCTGGGACATCAACTATCAATGGAATGATACAGAATGGTTACAGCAACGCCGTGCAAAAGCTGGACAGGTTCAGCCTTATTCGGTCTATGAAGTACATTTGGGATCATGGAAACGGAGCCCGGAAGAAGGTAACCGTTCATTAAGCTATCGTGAGCTGGCTGATGAACTGCCTGCGTATGTGAAAGAACTTGGTTTTACACATGTCGAGTTTTTACCAGTGATGGAGCACCCATTCTATGGATCGTGGGGATATCAGATTACGGGATATTTTGCACCAAGCAGTCGTTATGGCACACCTCAGGATTTTATGCACCTGATAGAATCCTTCCATCAGGCAGGCATAGGTGTAATACTTGACTGGGTACCTTCTCATTTTCCAGAAGACCAACATGGGCTTGCCTATTTTGATGGGACTAATCTATATGAACATGCAGACCCCCGTAAAGGCTGGCACCCCGATTGGAAAAGCCTGATATTTAATTATGGTAGAAATGAAGTAAGAGCCTTTCTCATCAGTAATGCCATTTTCTGGCTTGATAAGTATCATGCAGATGGACTTCGGGTTGACGCAGTAGCCTCTATGCTTTATCTGGATTATTCCCGTAATCATGGTGAATGGATACCCAATCAATATGGTGGACGCGAAAACCTAGAAGCAATTTCATTGATACAAGAATTCAATACTACTGTCTATCAGGAATATCCTGATGTACATACTATTGCCGAGGAATCTACAGCCTACGCAGGCGTATCTCGTCCGGTTTACACAGGAGGACTAGGATTTGGTATGAAATGGATGATGGGCTGGATGCATGATACACTCAAGTACATGTCAACTGACCCTCTTTACAGACGTTATCACCAAGGGCAAATTACCTTTAGCATTATTTATGCATTCCATGAAAACTTTATGCTTCCATTGTCTCATGACGAGGTGGTACATGGTAAAAACCCACTAATTTATAAGATGCCTGGCGATGAGTGGCAAAAGTTCGCAAATCTTAGATTATTATATGGATACATGTTTGCCCATCCTGGGATGAAACTACTCTTTATGGGAGATGAGTTTGCCCAAACAAGAGAATGGAATCACGACAGAAGTTTAGACTGGCACTTGACCCAATACGATTTTCATAAGGGAGTTATGAATGAGTTAAAACAACTCAATCACTTGTTTAAAACAGAGAAGGCATTATATGAACTATCGTTTGATACCAATGGATTTGAGTGGCTTGATTATGGAGATGCGGATAATAGTGTGATCAGCTTCTTACGGAAAGATAGTTCTGGCAAAGAAAAGATTGCAGTTATCTGTAACTTTACTCCTCAAACACATAAATCCTACCGAATAGGCGTACCGGAAAAAGGAACCTGGGTAGAAATATTCAACAGTGATGCCAGAGAATATGCAGGTAGTGATTCATTAAATAGGCACTCTGCAACAACAGAACTTATCATGCATCATGGAAAGCCATTTTCCATCACAATTACACTGCCACCTTTAGGAGTTGTCTTTTTAAAAGAACAATAA
- a CDS encoding DUF72 domain-containing protein yields MDFGKLPSIEKVDFTLPIDHTATLSLLNKAKNEAHIPQIYIGCPVWSTKEWVGKWYPLTAKEKDYLHYYSRQFNTIELNTTHYRIPDKTTIQRWYETSEPGFKFCPKWPQQISHEALLINTESAIQVFGENIIALNEKLGVSFLQLPPHFSPQQADILEHFVKTFTPKVPLAVEFRHPDWFKNNPEVAETFAMLQENYIGTVLSDVAGRRDVLHMHLTTPTAMIRFVGNGLHPTDYERIDSWVIRIKSWFEQGLHTLYFFVHEPDPNTLAPELAVYLTKQLEKYCQMDVKGPSPLPQVIQGSLF; encoded by the coding sequence ATGGATTTTGGTAAACTTCCTTCTATTGAAAAGGTTGATTTTACATTACCAATCGATCATACTGCAACTTTGTCTTTATTAAATAAGGCAAAAAATGAAGCCCATATACCCCAAATTTATATAGGATGTCCTGTATGGTCAACAAAAGAATGGGTTGGAAAGTGGTATCCATTGACAGCAAAAGAGAAAGACTATCTACATTACTACTCGCGTCAGTTTAATACTATTGAATTAAATACAACCCATTATCGCATTCCTGATAAAACTACTATACAGCGCTGGTATGAGACATCTGAACCGGGATTTAAGTTTTGCCCTAAATGGCCTCAGCAGATTAGCCATGAAGCGTTATTAATAAATACAGAATCTGCAATCCAGGTATTTGGAGAAAATATTATAGCACTGAACGAAAAGCTGGGAGTCTCTTTTTTACAATTACCGCCACACTTTTCGCCTCAGCAAGCAGATATTCTGGAACATTTCGTAAAGACATTTACCCCAAAAGTACCGTTAGCTGTTGAGTTTCGCCATCCTGACTGGTTTAAGAACAATCCAGAGGTGGCAGAAACTTTTGCAATGTTACAGGAAAACTATATAGGTACTGTACTATCAGATGTTGCAGGACGCAGGGATGTCTTACATATGCATCTCACAACTCCAACTGCTATGATTCGATTTGTGGGCAATGGGCTACATCCAACTGACTACGAACGTATTGATAGTTGGGTGATACGTATAAAATCCTGGTTTGAGCAAGGACTGCATACATTGTACTTTTTTGTTCATGAACCTGATCCAAACACACTTGCTCCTGAACTGGCAGTATATCTGACAAAACAATTAGAGAAGTATTGTCAGATGGATGTGAAAGGACCATCACCTCTCCCTCAGGTAATACAAGGCAGTTTATTTTGA